In one Mucilaginibacter ginsenosidivorax genomic region, the following are encoded:
- a CDS encoding glycosyl hydrolase — translation MRLFYKTTPSAAFKPVLHLLLINLICFSVSAQKRPAQPVAQALVPSDPAEVFNHPPQSAGPGVLWMWMGANLSKKGITKDLEALKKEGFTSTTMFSLADVTTPWAGNINKGPTPELISWTEPWWKLVRHAAEESKRLGMDFGMFNGPGYESSGGPWISPEMSMQEICWSTDTLSGDRHIDLVLKRPKVKLRGHTPYPVYNPNTGLVEIPEIASRQTYYKDIAVLAIPANGVVPLNKVIDLSAKMQPDGQLNWDVPPGKWIIYRFGHTTTGTLIQPAQWQATGLECDKMSREAVNFHMDHVVGEIQKHLGDLVGTGFKSVHFDSYEAGYPTWTPKMKEEFAARRGYDLTPYLPTFAGRVIGADGRDSVLFAKDFDVTVKDLYRDVYFATVAKKLREANLTFLCEPYGGPWRQDEVMPYVGTVMTEFWTFGGNYSPYELVPTVAALRRSGQNIIEAEAFTSDPRDAKWDETPEWLKPMGDAAFCDGVNRMVIHRFVQQPWDDKYKPGLTMGEWGTHFDRTQTWWEPGKAMVEYWTRCQALLQWGGIAAPSANDFIAKDVTGKITVRHIHRKRLHTDVYFVANVSRNAGTAVCSFNVTGMQPELWDPVTGTMRDLPQFTTEGVNTAITLDFDKAQSFFIVFRKKVTNSTPLTEDNFPARKEALTITGNWQVKFDEKWGGPVAPVMFTSLQDWTLQQNPGIKYYSGTAVYKKNFDLPAGSAALASDTWIDLGNVKNIAHVLINDKDLGVAWTAPWNVKIPAGLLKKSGNKLVIEVTNVWANRLIGDEQEPADCEWLPGHREGRFLKEFPDWFLNNKPRPSKGRFCFTTWNYFDKNSPLLASGLMGPVRIMQ, via the coding sequence ATGAGACTATTTTACAAAACGACTCCATCTGCCGCATTTAAACCGGTTTTACACCTGCTGTTAATTAATCTTATTTGTTTTAGCGTCAGCGCGCAAAAGCGGCCTGCTCAACCGGTGGCCCAGGCTTTGGTACCTTCAGATCCGGCAGAGGTATTTAATCATCCTCCGCAAAGTGCCGGTCCAGGTGTGTTATGGATGTGGATGGGAGCGAACCTGAGTAAAAAAGGCATTACCAAAGATTTGGAGGCGCTGAAGAAGGAAGGCTTTACCAGTACTACTATGTTTAGCCTTGCTGATGTTACTACGCCCTGGGCCGGTAATATTAATAAAGGCCCGACTCCGGAGCTTATTTCCTGGACAGAGCCATGGTGGAAGCTGGTACGTCATGCCGCTGAAGAATCAAAAAGGCTCGGAATGGATTTCGGGATGTTTAACGGGCCGGGATATGAATCGAGCGGCGGGCCGTGGATTTCGCCGGAAATGTCAATGCAGGAGATTTGCTGGTCTACAGATACACTTTCGGGAGACAGGCACATAGACCTGGTTTTAAAACGGCCTAAAGTAAAACTGCGCGGCCATACACCATACCCTGTTTATAATCCCAACACCGGGTTGGTGGAAATTCCGGAAATAGCCTCAAGACAAACTTATTATAAAGACATCGCTGTGCTGGCTATTCCGGCCAACGGTGTAGTGCCATTAAATAAGGTGATAGACCTCAGCGCTAAAATGCAACCTGACGGCCAGCTCAACTGGGATGTGCCTCCGGGAAAGTGGATCATTTACAGGTTTGGTCATACTACTACGGGGACCTTGATCCAGCCTGCGCAATGGCAGGCTACTGGTCTTGAATGCGACAAAATGAGTAGGGAAGCCGTAAACTTTCACATGGATCATGTGGTGGGTGAAATTCAAAAACATCTGGGTGATCTGGTAGGTACCGGATTTAAAAGCGTTCATTTTGATAGCTATGAAGCCGGCTATCCCACGTGGACCCCAAAAATGAAAGAAGAGTTTGCTGCAAGAAGGGGGTATGATCTTACACCATACCTGCCGACTTTCGCCGGACGGGTAATCGGAGCAGACGGGCGCGACTCTGTTTTATTCGCAAAGGATTTTGATGTTACAGTAAAAGACCTGTACCGCGATGTTTATTTCGCTACTGTGGCCAAAAAATTACGTGAGGCCAACCTGACTTTTTTATGTGAGCCATATGGCGGCCCATGGCGACAGGATGAAGTCATGCCCTATGTAGGCACCGTTATGACCGAGTTCTGGACGTTTGGCGGCAACTATTCGCCTTATGAACTGGTTCCCACCGTAGCTGCTTTAAGGCGATCGGGACAGAATATAATCGAAGCAGAGGCCTTTACCAGTGACCCGAGGGATGCTAAATGGGACGAAACCCCGGAATGGTTAAAACCCATGGGCGATGCTGCTTTTTGCGATGGGGTAAACCGCATGGTGATACACCGTTTTGTGCAACAACCCTGGGACGATAAATATAAACCGGGATTAACCATGGGAGAATGGGGTACCCATTTCGACCGTACCCAAACCTGGTGGGAGCCAGGTAAAGCCATGGTTGAGTATTGGACCCGGTGCCAGGCTTTATTGCAATGGGGTGGAATCGCAGCGCCTTCCGCGAACGATTTTATAGCAAAAGATGTTACCGGTAAAATAACGGTGAGGCACATCCACCGCAAACGTCTTCATACAGATGTATATTTTGTAGCTAACGTATCGCGCAATGCGGGTACCGCGGTTTGCAGTTTTAATGTGACAGGCATGCAGCCAGAATTATGGGACCCGGTGACCGGAACTATGCGAGATTTGCCACAGTTTACGACAGAAGGCGTGAACACTGCAATCACACTTGATTTTGATAAGGCGCAAAGTTTTTTTATTGTATTCCGCAAAAAGGTTACAAATTCAACTCCTTTAACTGAAGATAATTTCCCTGCCCGAAAAGAGGCTTTAACAATTACAGGAAACTGGCAGGTTAAATTTGATGAGAAATGGGGAGGTCCGGTAGCGCCCGTAATGTTTACCTCTCTGCAGGATTGGACTTTGCAGCAAAATCCCGGTATCAAATATTACAGCGGTACCGCCGTTTATAAAAAAAACTTTGACCTTCCTGCCGGTTCAGCTGCCCTGGCTTCGGATACCTGGATTGATTTGGGTAATGTAAAAAACATCGCACATGTTTTAATTAATGACAAAGATCTTGGCGTAGCCTGGACTGCACCATGGAACGTGAAGATTCCCGCCGGTTTGCTTAAAAAGAGCGGAAATAAACTGGTAATTGAAGTTACTAATGTATGGGCCAACCGGTTAATAGGCGATGAACAGGAACCCGCAGATTGCGAGTGGCTGCCAGGGCACAGAGAGGGCCGTTTTTTAAAAGAATTTCCCGACTGGTTCCTAAATAACAAACCAAGACCATCAAAAGGGAGGTTCTGTTTTACTACCTGGAATTATTTTGATAAAAATTCTCCCTTACTCGCTTCCGGTTTAATGGGACCCGTACGAATCATGCAATAA
- a CDS encoding SusC/RagA family TonB-linked outer membrane protein yields the protein MKIFTKLSPSPGEVLRSVFVLLSVVILVFSVNSISLAQNVNNASLFEVSGQVVAENGEALVGVTVTERGTSKGAATDVNGRFKIKVSSGNAVLTVRYIGYAVKEVPVNNSSILKIQLSNDSKALNEVVVVAYGTQRKGDITGAVTTIKATDVKDQPVTQFTQSIQGKTPGVQVNQTTGIPGQGIQIRIRGAASFGTGSQPLYVVDGVPLVSDINNINPDEIETFTILKDASSTALYGSRAANGVVIITTKHAKAGQNSLTFNAFYGVQSVPQKGRPDMMNAQEFAQYEQDVFAQKILLGQATSIPVEYQNPSQYAGKGTDWYNVLLRNAPIQSYNLSLSSGTEKSTTTATLGFLNQDGVLIASNYKRYSLRVNSEYKFNSRITVGLNVAPTYEKLANGNSDGNIFGGGIIQNAITSSPISPYKNPDGSLPLTSQSPGLFGNPNWYRVATEATNNTQKGRLLSNAYANFEIIKDLNFKTSLNIDYVNEQNQQWNPSTTGGLFAPPPIVANAGTYSSIYYSWLAENTLTYKHSFGDHNFDALVGYTAQKYHSDFNRESGYGFPNDNISSLAAATQFNNPQYDIQEWSLASFVSRLNYNYKNKYLVSASFRRDGSSRFAPNTKYGNFPAVSVGWNASEEPFMKKITAVSDLKLRAGYGVNGNFNIQNYGFIPNTQTSNYTFNGVLTPGTSISNIGNNNLSWEKSRQLDIGADFSILNGRIAVSYDYFRKITSSLLYQINVPRESGFSSISDNVAKLRFQGHEFSINSQNLVGALKWSTNFNISFVRSKILNLGPYGTSLPRNTNGSNIEMIGQPLGMFYGYKFIGVYKNQQDFDNSAKYLGSDSPSAVGTVKYADINGDGVIDLKDQTFIGNPNPDFTYGMTNNLYFKNFDFGVTVSGAYGGDLQNRTLEYTQNLDGVFNVTKDVARRWKSPTDPGDGVHPRIVVGTALARYTNSRWVTDGSYLTVKNVTLGYTIPLNKNNNYIKSIRVYTGAQQLFVFTKYKGANPEVSGVEGSSPLNIGIDNTSYPVPRTFSFGVNVNLK from the coding sequence ATGAAAATTTTTACAAAATTATCCCCATCACCGGGGGAAGTATTGCGTAGTGTCTTTGTTTTACTGTCAGTTGTTATTTTGGTTTTCAGCGTCAATAGCATATCATTGGCACAGAACGTTAACAATGCTTCTTTATTTGAAGTATCCGGTCAGGTTGTTGCTGAGAATGGTGAAGCCCTTGTCGGGGTTACAGTAACCGAAAGAGGGACCAGTAAAGGCGCTGCTACCGATGTTAACGGCAGATTCAAAATTAAAGTGAGCAGCGGTAACGCTGTTTTAACAGTAAGGTACATTGGCTACGCGGTTAAGGAGGTTCCTGTAAACAACAGCAGCATCTTGAAAATACAACTGAGCAACGATTCCAAGGCTTTGAACGAAGTTGTGGTTGTAGCGTACGGAACGCAGAGAAAAGGCGATATAACCGGTGCCGTAACAACTATCAAAGCTACTGATGTAAAGGATCAGCCGGTAACCCAGTTCACGCAGAGCATCCAGGGAAAAACACCGGGCGTGCAGGTTAACCAAACTACCGGGATACCGGGGCAGGGCATACAGATCAGAATCCGTGGTGCGGCATCCTTCGGAACCGGTTCCCAGCCGTTATATGTGGTCGATGGTGTGCCTTTGGTCAGTGATATCAATAACATTAACCCGGATGAGATAGAAACCTTTACCATACTGAAGGATGCCTCTTCGACAGCTTTGTATGGTTCGAGAGCCGCGAATGGTGTAGTTATTATTACCACCAAGCACGCTAAAGCGGGACAAAATTCATTAACTTTTAACGCTTTTTATGGTGTCCAAAGTGTTCCGCAAAAAGGGCGCCCGGATATGATGAACGCTCAGGAGTTCGCGCAATACGAACAGGATGTGTTTGCGCAAAAAATCCTTTTGGGCCAGGCTACGAGTATCCCTGTTGAATATCAAAACCCGTCGCAGTACGCTGGTAAGGGGACAGATTGGTACAATGTTCTATTGCGTAATGCGCCGATTCAAAGCTATAACCTGTCTTTAAGCAGCGGGACTGAAAAATCAACCACAACCGCTACGCTTGGTTTTCTGAACCAGGATGGTGTGCTTATCGCGTCAAACTACAAACGGTATTCCCTGCGTGTTAATTCAGAGTATAAGTTCAACAGTAGAATTACCGTGGGTTTAAACGTAGCGCCGACATATGAGAAACTGGCGAATGGTAACAGCGATGGCAATATTTTTGGTGGCGGTATTATTCAAAACGCAATAACCAGCTCGCCGATTTCACCTTATAAAAACCCGGATGGGTCCTTGCCTTTAACTTCTCAGTCTCCCGGTCTTTTTGGTAACCCCAATTGGTATAGAGTAGCAACCGAGGCTACAAATAACACCCAAAAGGGGCGTTTGTTGTCCAATGCCTATGCTAATTTTGAAATTATAAAAGATCTGAATTTCAAGACATCTTTGAATATTGACTATGTGAATGAACAAAACCAACAATGGAATCCGTCTACAACGGGAGGTTTATTTGCCCCGCCACCAATTGTAGCCAACGCCGGTACATACAGCAGTATTTATTATTCATGGCTTGCAGAAAACACGCTAACTTATAAACATTCATTCGGTGATCATAATTTTGATGCACTGGTAGGTTATACCGCTCAGAAATATCATTCGGATTTTAACAGGGAATCGGGTTATGGTTTTCCAAATGATAACATATCGTCCTTAGCGGCTGCGACACAGTTTAATAATCCGCAATACGATATCCAGGAATGGTCGCTGGCTTCCTTCGTTTCACGTTTAAATTACAATTACAAAAATAAATACCTGGTTTCTGCATCGTTCAGAAGAGACGGGTCGTCCAGGTTTGCTCCTAATACCAAATATGGTAATTTTCCGGCGGTATCAGTGGGCTGGAACGCTTCAGAAGAACCCTTCATGAAAAAGATCACAGCTGTATCAGATCTTAAGCTGAGGGCGGGTTACGGCGTTAACGGTAATTTTAATATCCAGAATTATGGTTTTATACCTAATACCCAAACCAGTAATTATACTTTTAACGGAGTTTTAACTCCCGGCACCTCTATTTCGAATATCGGGAATAATAATTTAAGCTGGGAAAAATCCAGGCAACTGGATATTGGCGCCGATTTCAGCATCCTTAACGGGCGTATAGCGGTGAGTTACGATTATTTTCGCAAAATCACCTCTTCGCTGCTGTACCAGATTAATGTGCCCCGCGAATCAGGTTTCTCCAGTATATCTGATAATGTTGCCAAGCTGCGGTTTCAGGGCCATGAGTTTTCCATTAACAGCCAAAACCTTGTTGGTGCGCTCAAATGGTCAACAAATTTTAATATCAGTTTTGTACGCAGCAAGATCCTGAATCTGGGCCCGTACGGCACCTCTTTGCCAAGAAATACCAACGGATCCAATATCGAGATGATAGGACAGCCCTTAGGCATGTTCTATGGCTATAAATTTATCGGTGTTTATAAAAATCAGCAGGATTTTGATAATTCAGCGAAATACCTGGGTAGCGACTCGCCGTCAGCCGTCGGAACAGTTAAGTATGCGGATATCAACGGAGACGGTGTGATTGATCTGAAAGATCAAACCTTTATTGGTAATCCGAATCCGGATTTCACCTACGGTATGACCAATAACCTGTATTTCAAAAACTTTGATTTTGGCGTTACTGTATCAGGCGCTTACGGAGGCGACCTGCAAAACCGCACGTTAGAGTATACCCAGAACCTGGATGGTGTATTCAATGTAACCAAAGATGTTGCCAGGCGCTGGAAATCGCCTACAGATCCCGGGGACGGCGTGCATCCGAGAATTGTTGTAGGTACTGCCCTGGCCAGGTATACCAATTCCCGCTGGGTAACCGACGGCAGTTATCTTACCGTTAAGAATGTCACCTTGGGTTATACGATTCCGCTTAACAAAAACAATAATTATATCAAGAGCATAAGGGTTTACACCGGCGCACAGCAACTGTTTGTGTTTACCAAATACAAAGGTGCCAACCCGGAAGTTAGCGGAGTTGAGGGCAGCAGCCCTTTGAATATCGGTATTGATAATACTTCTTACCCGGTGCCGCGCACCTTTAGCTTTGGTGTAAATGTTAATTTAAAATAA
- a CDS encoding alpha-L-rhamnosidase, with protein sequence MLNFCYKAFAFCLLVFVSFKADAQVGVYSLKCEYKDYPVGLENQKPRLGWMLSSKQRGCLQTAYRVLVADDSLQLQKNTGNIWDSGKVRSDQSIQVGFAGKKLLAVKTYYWKVMVWDNHSRVSGWSKPAKWQMGLLNADDWNGAQWIGYNKMPDSLLIVPAIDNPGDSRWNKGNDILPLVRKEFKIIKQVKKATVFITGLGQFELSLNGKKIGDHFLDPGWTQYSKHALYVTFDITSQLKTGNNVFGVMLGNGFYYVPGDRYHKLKSAYGYPKMICRTVIEYTDGTIGNIISDGNWKTAPGPVTFSSIYGGEDYDARLAQQGWDMPGFNDREFKQAVIVDGPPLLESQQEEPLKILDEFGVKKLTQPKPGVWVYDMGQNASAIPFIKVTGKRGAVVKITPAELLDDKGMALQTAVGAPVYFNYTLRGKGEEAWHPQFMYYGFRYIQVEGAVPDKEKNTTGLPIITGIKSLHTRNAAATIGTFNCSNELFNKTFKLIDWAIRSNTVSVFTDCPHREKLGWLEEAHLVGSSIRYNYDIATLCRKVIRDMIHSQTNDGLIPDIAPEYVQFGGGFRDSPEWGSNGVIMPWYVYQWYGDEEVLKESYDMMTRYVAYLEKKSKNHILYFGLGDWYDIGPRDLGPSQLTPGGITSTAIYYYDLTLISKIARIIDKDDDAKKYEALSAEVKKAYNDTFYHKQTYQYGSGSQTANAISIFMGLADEADKPKVLANLIKDIRSHNNGITAGDIGYRYLLRVLDEAGRSDVIFDMNNRSDVPGYGYQIAQGATSLTESWQGNRISSNNHFMLGHLMEWFYSGLGGVAADTGSTAFKHIIFRPEPIGDVKKAKVKFLSPYGTIANEWTKTDQSFVMNVIIPANTRSTIYLPAKAGSVITESGKNVKNNNNISFIKFENGKAVLEVGAGKYSFTVNN encoded by the coding sequence ATGCTTAATTTCTGTTACAAAGCCTTTGCCTTCTGTTTGTTAGTTTTCGTTTCTTTTAAAGCCGACGCGCAAGTCGGGGTATATTCCTTAAAATGTGAATACAAAGATTATCCGGTCGGTTTAGAAAATCAAAAGCCACGTTTGGGCTGGATGTTATCATCAAAGCAACGCGGTTGTTTGCAAACAGCTTACCGGGTGCTTGTTGCTGATGATTCGTTACAGCTGCAAAAGAATACCGGTAACATCTGGGACTCCGGCAAAGTGCGCTCTGATCAGTCGATCCAGGTAGGTTTTGCAGGAAAAAAACTCTTAGCTGTAAAAACGTATTATTGGAAGGTCATGGTTTGGGACAATCATAGCCGCGTATCTGGCTGGAGCAAACCAGCGAAATGGCAAATGGGTTTATTAAATGCTGATGACTGGAATGGTGCTCAATGGATAGGTTACAATAAAATGCCCGATTCGCTTCTTATTGTACCCGCCATAGATAATCCCGGGGACAGCAGGTGGAATAAAGGCAATGATATTCTGCCCCTGGTGCGAAAAGAATTTAAAATAATCAAGCAGGTTAAAAAAGCTACTGTTTTTATAACCGGGCTGGGGCAATTTGAATTAAGCTTAAATGGAAAAAAAATAGGAGATCACTTTTTAGATCCCGGCTGGACACAATATTCCAAACATGCTTTATATGTGACTTTTGACATCACCAGCCAATTGAAAACAGGCAATAACGTATTTGGTGTAATGCTTGGCAACGGCTTTTATTACGTGCCCGGCGACAGGTATCATAAACTTAAAAGTGCATACGGTTATCCCAAAATGATTTGCCGTACCGTCATTGAATATACCGATGGTACAATTGGCAATATCATCAGTGATGGCAATTGGAAAACTGCTCCTGGTCCGGTTACTTTCTCCAGTATTTATGGCGGTGAAGATTATGATGCCAGGCTGGCGCAGCAAGGCTGGGATATGCCCGGTTTTAACGATCGTGAATTTAAACAGGCGGTTATTGTTGACGGGCCGCCATTGCTGGAGTCGCAACAGGAAGAACCACTAAAAATACTTGATGAATTTGGCGTAAAAAAACTTACGCAGCCTAAACCCGGGGTATGGGTTTATGATATGGGCCAAAACGCGTCTGCTATTCCATTTATAAAGGTGACAGGCAAACGCGGTGCGGTGGTAAAAATAACGCCCGCCGAACTATTGGACGATAAGGGTATGGCACTGCAGACTGCTGTGGGAGCCCCGGTTTATTTTAACTATACACTTAGAGGTAAAGGTGAAGAAGCATGGCATCCGCAATTTATGTATTACGGGTTCAGGTATATCCAGGTGGAAGGCGCAGTGCCCGATAAAGAGAAGAACACAACAGGCTTACCTATTATTACCGGTATCAAAAGCTTACACACCAGAAACGCGGCAGCTACCATCGGCACCTTCAATTGTTCCAATGAACTGTTTAATAAAACATTCAAACTGATAGATTGGGCCATCAGGAGCAACACCGTAAGTGTTTTTACTGATTGCCCGCACCGCGAAAAACTCGGCTGGCTGGAAGAGGCGCATTTGGTTGGTAGTTCCATTCGCTATAATTATGATATTGCAACCTTGTGTCGAAAAGTAATCCGGGATATGATCCATTCACAAACAAACGATGGCTTAATTCCTGATATAGCGCCTGAATATGTGCAGTTTGGCGGCGGCTTTCGTGATTCGCCAGAATGGGGCAGCAACGGCGTAATTATGCCATGGTATGTCTACCAGTGGTATGGCGACGAAGAAGTGCTGAAAGAAAGCTATGATATGATGACCCGTTACGTAGCCTATCTTGAAAAGAAATCAAAAAATCACATCCTGTATTTTGGTTTGGGTGATTGGTATGATATCGGTCCGAGGGATCTTGGGCCGTCACAGCTGACGCCTGGTGGGATTACAAGTACGGCAATTTATTATTACGATCTTACTTTGATCTCAAAAATTGCCAGGATCATAGATAAAGATGATGATGCAAAAAAATATGAAGCTTTAAGCGCCGAAGTTAAAAAGGCTTATAACGATACTTTTTATCATAAGCAAACTTACCAGTATGGTTCAGGCAGCCAAACTGCCAACGCGATATCCATATTTATGGGCCTGGCTGATGAGGCTGACAAGCCAAAAGTGCTGGCCAACCTTATTAAGGATATCCGGAGCCATAACAACGGCATTACCGCAGGAGATATAGGCTACAGGTACCTGCTGAGAGTGTTGGATGAGGCTGGCCGCTCTGATGTGATCTTTGATATGAATAACCGTTCAGATGTGCCCGGATATGGTTACCAGATAGCGCAAGGGGCAACCTCGCTTACCGAATCATGGCAGGGTAACAGGATATCATCCAACAACCACTTTATGCTGGGCCATTTAATGGAATGGTTTTACAGCGGTTTGGGTGGTGTAGCTGCTGATACAGGATCAACTGCTTTTAAACATATCATCTTCAGGCCCGAACCCATAGGCGATGTGAAAAAGGCGAAAGTGAAGTTTTTATCGCCCTATGGCACAATAGCTAATGAATGGACAAAAACTGACCAGTCATTTGTGATGAACGTAATTATACCTGCCAATACCCGGTCAACAATTTATTTGCCTGCCAAAGCAGGCAGCGTTATTACCGAGTCTGGCAAAAATGTAAAAAACAACAATAATATCAGCTTTATAAAATTTGAAAACGGCAAGGCCGTATTAGAGGTGGGCGCTGGTAAATATTCTTTTACCGTAAATAATTAG
- a CDS encoding RagB/SusD family nutrient uptake outer membrane protein translates to MKVRILLTAVLALSLSACKKSFIELVPKTVVTEATFFKTANDYTQAVVGSYAPLRSIYGDAYVMGEMRSDNATYFASPGLQGGQFSDKWNISGFLDIAINMNGLNKYANCYVGIARTNAILDRIDQSTIDPAVKANLKGQAQFLRSFYYFELVQYFGGVPLHLKEVNSVAEASLPRSSAADVYKQIIADATSAAGLLPAKQTTIGMVTKGSAKTLLGYVYMTLKRYPEAEAALKDVTTLGYSLVPDYANIFANRNTVESIFEIQYLAGPQGQQNNFAFQFAPNISNVKNILGVSGDNKTTGGWNKPTPDLIAAYETGDTRKAASIAFSYVDGDGNTVNDTYCKKYTHGPYATFNNCGDDWIVYRYADVLLLLAECLNEEGKPGEAIPYLNQVRARAGLLPTTAASQVDLRAAVAKERRVELAFENHRWLDLVRTGQAISVMTAFGVKIKQQEPYLPASAYTNITASRFIFPIPQSEIDINHQLTQNPGY, encoded by the coding sequence ATGAAAGTCAGGATATTATTAACGGCGGTATTGGCATTAAGCTTATCCGCCTGCAAAAAGAGTTTTATTGAACTAGTGCCTAAAACAGTTGTAACTGAAGCAACTTTCTTTAAAACCGCCAACGACTATACCCAGGCCGTGGTTGGATCATATGCACCTCTGCGTAGTATATACGGCGACGCATATGTGATGGGCGAAATGCGTTCGGACAACGCCACTTATTTTGCCAGCCCGGGTTTGCAGGGTGGCCAGTTTAGCGATAAATGGAACATTTCAGGCTTTTTGGATATCGCAATCAATATGAACGGTTTGAACAAATATGCGAATTGCTATGTGGGCATAGCCCGTACCAACGCTATTTTAGACCGCATTGATCAATCAACCATTGATCCCGCTGTAAAAGCAAATCTAAAAGGGCAGGCGCAATTTTTGCGGTCCTTTTATTACTTTGAGCTGGTACAGTATTTTGGAGGTGTACCCCTGCACTTGAAAGAAGTTAACTCTGTAGCGGAAGCTTCTTTACCACGCTCTTCGGCAGCAGATGTGTATAAACAGATTATAGCAGATGCTACCAGCGCTGCAGGCTTATTGCCGGCCAAGCAAACTACCATCGGCATGGTTACCAAAGGCTCGGCTAAAACATTGCTTGGCTACGTTTACATGACCTTAAAGAGGTACCCCGAAGCTGAGGCCGCGTTGAAAGACGTCACCACTTTAGGCTACAGCCTCGTGCCTGATTATGCCAATATTTTTGCCAACCGCAATACCGTCGAATCCATTTTTGAAATACAATACTTAGCCGGACCGCAAGGACAGCAAAATAATTTTGCATTTCAGTTTGCGCCAAATATTTCAAACGTAAAAAACATTTTAGGCGTGTCAGGAGATAATAAGACGACCGGGGGCTGGAACAAACCTACCCCGGATTTAATTGCCGCCTACGAAACAGGAGATACGCGTAAGGCCGCTTCAATAGCCTTTAGCTACGTGGATGGCGATGGTAATACCGTAAATGATACCTATTGCAAAAAGTACACTCACGGGCCTTATGCAACCTTTAATAATTGCGGTGATGACTGGATAGTTTACCGCTATGCAGATGTTCTACTGCTGCTGGCGGAATGTTTAAACGAAGAAGGTAAACCGGGGGAGGCTATTCCTTACCTTAATCAGGTTAGGGCACGGGCCGGCTTACTGCCGACAACGGCAGCAAGCCAGGTAGATCTGCGCGCGGCGGTTGCCAAAGAACGCAGGGTTGAACTGGCTTTTGAAAATCACCGCTGGCTGGATCTTGTTCGGACAGGACAGGCTATCAGCGTCATGACCGCGTTTGGGGTTAAAATTAAACAGCAGGAACCTTACCTGCCTGCCAGTGCTTACACCAATATCACAGCAAGCCGCTTCATTTTCCCCATACCTCAATCAGAGATCGATATCAATCATCAGCTTACGCAAAATCCGGGATATTGA